A genomic segment from Necator americanus strain Aroian chromosome III, whole genome shotgun sequence encodes:
- a CDS encoding hypothetical protein (NECATOR_CHRIII.G13159.T1), whose translation MLKAAAFVLILSSTQTFLTWSHDAGPRGALPLIDEAPVWIGSDFDYLMLTRIYPTAVCRADDDSVPESCEIPAETADWSIHGLWPNYSNGSYPQFCDGVPRKFDAKLIESIEQRLTKMWPNLYPAKTTHSFWKHEWEKHGTCSQNLKNLSSEFLYFFKTMELNSQFSVGAALRMANIVPRGEPYPLEEIKEALRTGLSFGKNVQINCLRDKKTKQTLLGDVRMCLDKLFLPVDCPRSKSMQPLTYILGHPPPLPSFKECPSTVVYLSDSSSRVLNVAGLEHREFAFWINPLIPIYGSFFSSQEPKQEFLWGLGKSLFATPAYSLPQYPAHWALPPQTSDGMATGERRSNLRLLRTSLILDQGDTRTTRYGDCLRLCTYNAGTVSTDADLHAFLGAAERIKFHVITLQETKCRRSDVRQMNDGTLVIRGEKVPSRNVGGVGFVVHPSVVHLVDSHEILSPRLAILRLRPLRQKSISIINCYSPTSAADESELEAFYEELEEVVRNEKSFYKFVVGDFNAKLGKATEEEYRIGRFGLRDRNENGNRLAGLLSAARLFHGNSLFMKKDHRRWTWESPNGATRAEIDHILTNRKWCLLDVSVVPSFCSGSDHRLLRAKIRLSHTMEKNICYRQ comes from the exons ATGTTAAAAGCTGCGGCTTTCGTGCTAATTTTGAGCTCAACGCAAACCTTTTTGACATGGAGCCACGACGCTGGCCCAAGAGGGGCATTGCCTTTAATTGATGAAG CTCCTGTGTGGATTGGCTCGGACTTCGACTATTTGATGTTGACACGGATTTATCCGACAGCTGTTTGTCGTGCAGATGATGATTCAG TACCTGAATCGTGCGAAATTCCTGCCGAAACCGCTGACTGGTCAATTCACGGTTTATGGCCAAACTACAGCAACGGCAGCTATCCGCAGTTTTGCGACGGTGTTCCAAGGAAATTCGATGCCAAACTAATTGAATCAATCGAACAACGTTTGAC GAAAATGTGGCCAAACCTGTATCCAGCCAAGACCACCCATTCATTCTGGAAACACGAATGGGAGAAACATGGAACATGTTCTCAGAACCTCAAAAATCTCTCCTCTgagtttttgtattttttcaa AACGATGGAATTGAATTCCCAGTTCTCCGTAGGAGCAGCTCTGAGGATGGCGAATATAGTCCCCAGAGGTGAGCCATATCCATTGGAAGAGATCAAGGAAGCACTAAGAACTGGACTCTCTTTTGGGAAAAACGTACAGATAAACTGTCTCAGAGACAAAAAG ACAAAACAGACGCTTTTGGGTGATGTTCGGATGTGCCTTGACAAGCTTTTCCTACCTGTTGATTGTCCGCGCAGCAAAAGCATGCAGCCGTTGACTTATATACTCGGTCATCCACCACCACTTCCGAGCTTTAAG GAATGTCCTTCGACAGTGGTGTACCTCTCCGACTCCTCTTCAAGGGTTCTAAACGTAGCAGGCCTAGAGCACAGAGAATTTGCCTTCTGGATTAATCCGCTTATTCCTATCTATGGTTCATTTTTCAGTAGTCAAGAGCCAAAGCAGGAATTTTTATGGGG tttggggaaaagtctctttgccactccagcatattcactgcctcagtaccctgcacactgggccctgccacctcagacgtcggacggtatggcgaccggtgagaggcggtcaaatctcaggttgctcaggacgtcactgattctggaccaaggcgacacacgcacgactcgctatggagactgtctcagactgtgtacttacaacgcgggaacagtttccacagacgctgacctgcatgcctttctcggagctgcagagcgtatcaaatttcacgtgattactctgcaggagaccaagtgcagaaggagcgacgtacgacagatgaatgacggtacactcgtcattcgtggagagaaggtcccgtcgcgaaatgtaggcggtgttggttttgttgtgcacccatctgtcgtccatctcgtcgattctcacgagatcctgtcacctcgtctggccattcttcgcctccgccctctgcgccaaaaatccatcagtatcatcaactgctactcaccaacatcagcagctgatgaatccgaattggaagcgttttacgaggagctggaggaagtagtccgcaacgagaagtccttctacaaattcgttgtcggagacttcaacgcaaaactaggaaaggccacagaagaggaatacaggattggaagatttggactaagagaccggaatgaaaatggcaatcgtctcgctgggctgttgtccgccgctcgcctctttcatgggaactctcttttcatgaaaaaagatcatcgtcggtggacatgggaatcgcccaatggcgcgactcgtgcggagatcgaccacatactcaccaaccggaagtggtgtctacttgacgtctcagtagtaccatccttttgtagtggttctgatcaccgtctccttcgtgcgaaaatacgtcttagccacacgatggaaaagaacatctgctatcggcaatga
- a CDS encoding hypothetical protein (NECATOR_CHRIII.G13158.T3) — MFRGGKLPKCDVAEYLVLHPHFRYDAIVPQDKCWSSQTRKGPLQKNDETDKPLRIAIVEKDRCKPKNCGLLCKRSCPVNKMGKQCIVVEATSTICEISEVLCIGCGICVKKCPYDAIKIINLPSNLANETTHRYSANSFKLHRLPTPRTGEVLGLVGTNGIGKSTALKVLAGKLKPNLGKYDAPPDWPSILQYFRGSELQNYFTKILEDNLKAVVKPQYVDQIPRAAKGTVESLLSRKADKGNREQVQRDMELDGLLQRQIEQLSGGELQRFAIAMCCIQKADVYMFDEPSSYLDVKQRLRAASLIRDMVAASTYVIVVEHDLAVLDYLSDYICCLYGVPGVYGVVTLPSGVREGINMFLDGFIRTENMRFRDDKLCFKVSEQLDEVIKRTGNFKYPSLSKNLGSFKLNVEAGDFSDSEIIVMLGENGTGKTTMIRMLAGSLKPDEEVEMPNMTVSYKPQKISPKYENIVRHMLHEKIPNMYMHPQFKSDVMNPLMMDQLMDREVQTLSGGELQRVALVLCLGKTASVYLIDEPSAYLDSEQRLHAAKVIKRFIMHAKKTAFVVEHDFIMATYLADRVIVFDGEPSVQATARRPQSLQEGMNRFLEMLEITFRRDTESYRPRINKKESIKDIEQKKSGQFFFLDEA, encoded by the exons ATGTTTCGGGGAG GAAAACTTCCAAAATGTGATGTTGCTGAGTATTT AGTTTTACATCCTCACTTCCGTTATGATGCAATTGTGCCGCAGGATAAATGTT GGTCTTCTCAGACGCG AAAAGGGCCATTGCAAAAGAATGATGAAACTGACAAACCTCTTCGAATAGCTATTGTTGAGAAGGATCGTTGCAAGCCGAAGAACTGCGGGTTGCTTTGCAAACGATCATGTCCGGTCAACAAAATGG GAAAGCAGTGCATTGTTGTCGAAGCAACATCTACGATTTGCGAGATTTCCGAAGTTCTGTGTATTGGATGTGGTATTTGTGTGAAGAAGTGCCCCTACGACGCTATCAAAATCATCAATTTACCGTCAAATCTAGCTAACGAGACTACACATCGCTACTCAGCTAATTCATTTAAGCTTCATCGTTTACCAACTCCGAGGACGGGGGAG GTACTTGGTCTTGTAGGAACTAATGGTATTGGTAAATCTACAGCTCTCAAAGTGTTGGCTGGAAAATTGAAACCAAACTTGGGAAAATACGAT GCCCCACCGGATTGGCCTAGTATTCTGCAATATTTCCGTGGATCTGAGCTTCAGAACTACTTTACGAAAATCCTCGAAGACAATCTTAAGGCAGTTGTGAAACCGCAATATGTCGACCAAATTCCAAG agCAGCAAAGGGTACTGTAGAGTCGCTTCTATCCAGAAAAGCTGACAAGGGTAATCGAGAGCAGGTTCAGCGTGATATGG AACTTGATGGACTGTTGCAACGTCAAATTGAGCAGCTTTCTGGGGGAGAGTTACAACGATTCGCGATTGCTATGTGCTGCATTCAGAAAGCGGACGTCTATATGTTCGATGAACCGTCTTCGTATCTAGATGTAAAGCAACGTCTACGAGCTGCTTCACTGATTAGAGATATGGTAGCGGCGAGCAC ATACGTAATCGTGGTGGAACACGACCTTGCTGTTTTGGACTACCTCTCTGACTACATATGCTGTTTGTACGGTGTACCCGGTGTTTATGGTGTAGTCACTTTGCCCTCCGGAGTGCGAGAAGGGATCAACATGTTTTTGGATGGTTTTATTCGAACAGAAAACATGCGGTTCCG TGATGATAAACTGTGCTTCAAGGTGTCTGAGCAACTAGATGAAGTGATAAAGCGTACGGGTAACTTTAAG TATCCATCTCTCTCGAAGAACCTTGGTTCATTCAAACTTAACGTGGAAGCAGGTGATTTCTCAGACTCAGAAATTATTGTTATGCTTGGAGAGAATGGAACTGGAAAAACAACTATGATCAG GATGTTGGCAGGATCGCTGAAGCCAGATGAAGAAGTGGAGATGCCTAACATGACTGTTTCTTACAAGCCACAGAAAATTAGTCCTAAGTATGAGAATATT GTTCGGCATATGCTCCACGAAAAAATTCCCAACATGTACATGCATCCACAATTTAAGTCTGATGTAATGAATCCACTTATGATGGATCAGCTTATGGACAGAGAG GTTCAAACCCTTTCTGGTGGTGAACTTCAACGTGTTGCTCTGGTGCTGTGTTTGGGAAAAACCGCTAGTGTATATCTCATCGATGAACCATCCGCTTATCTCGACTCAGAACAGCGTCTTCACGCGGCAAAAGTCATCAAGAG ATTTATTATGCATGCGAAGAAAACAGCATTCGTTGTGGAGCACGATTTCATTATGGCTACATACCTCGCTGATCGTGTTATTGTCTTCGATGGAGAGCCTTCTGTACAAGCTACAGCCAGGAG gCCACAGAGTCTTCAGGAAGGTATGAATCGTTTCCTTGAAATGCTCGAAATCACATTCCGTCGAGACACAGAATCGTACCGACCAAGAATTAATAAGAAAGAATCAATCAAAGACATTGAACAGAAGAAGAGCGGccagtttttcttcctcgaCGAGGCTTAG
- a CDS encoding hypothetical protein (NECATOR_CHRIII.G13159.T2): MGQPLITMSAHGSPPEINSCKQFLMGASLWSSKVLPHPAQSVYQHDWKMLKAAAFVLILSSTQTFLTWSHDAGPRGALPLIDEAPVWIGSDFDYLMLTRIYPTAVCRADDDSVPESCEIPAETADWSIHGLWPNYSNGSYPQFCDGVPRKFDAKLIESIEQRLTKMWPNLYPAKTTHSFWKHEWEKHGTCSQNLKNLSSEFLYFFKTMELNSQFSVGAALRMANIVPRGEPYPLEEIKEALRTGLSFGKNVQINCLRDKKTKQTLLGDVRMCLDKLFLPVDCPRSKSMQPLTYILGHPPPLPSFKECPSTVVYLSDSSSRVLNVAGLEHREFAFWINPLIPIYVETAVGVDVGPCCILRVSTLHNDLPPHSGVEVTLGVELRCTAEVGRRPVVKAKLAATWLLSLGKSLFATPAYSLPQYPAHWALPPQTSDGMATGERRSNLRLLRTSLILDQGDTRTTRYGDCLRLCTYNAGTVSTDADLHAFLGAAERIKFHVITLQETKCRRSDVRQMNDGTLVIRGEKVPSRNVGGVGFVVHPSVVHLVDSHEILSPRLAILRLRPLRQKSISIINCYSPTSAADESELEAFYEELEEVVRNEKSFYKFVVGDFNAKLGKATEEEYRIGRFGLRDRNENGNRLAGLLSAARLFHGNSLFMKKDHRRWTWESPNGATRAEIDHILTNRKWRKEVVYDDCVLKDSLSQGDWHIKEDPNVDYEMLLRGLRACAERASKPRTTNLDQISKTTKELLERRRALRLDPNASHIERLVANTSCRKALQEDLMKYRQKKILKAAQRRTSLKKCRRDLREYNIPLATLLSEDGTRTSSCREMKIITERFYSNLFRPSTPMSSLIIPTGEAPPRILSSEVRVAIKSMKPGTAPGPDFISADFLRAGGHPLHVILAAHMTSYLQKERIPD, translated from the exons ATGGGTCAACCGCTAATAACGATGTCTGCACATGGGTCTCCTCCGGAAATCAATTCTTGCAAGCAATTTCTGATGGGCGCGAGTTTGTGGAGTTCAAAG GTCCTCCCCCATCCCG CACAGTCTGTATATCAACACGACTGG AAAATGTTAAAAGCTGCGGCTTTCGTGCTAATTTTGAGCTCAACGCAAACCTTTTTGACATGGAGCCACGACGCTGGCCCAAGAGGGGCATTGCCTTTAATTGATGAAG CTCCTGTGTGGATTGGCTCGGACTTCGACTATTTGATGTTGACACGGATTTATCCGACAGCTGTTTGTCGTGCAGATGATGATTCAG TACCTGAATCGTGCGAAATTCCTGCCGAAACCGCTGACTGGTCAATTCACGGTTTATGGCCAAACTACAGCAACGGCAGCTATCCGCAGTTTTGCGACGGTGTTCCAAGGAAATTCGATGCCAAACTAATTGAATCAATCGAACAACGTTTGAC GAAAATGTGGCCAAACCTGTATCCAGCCAAGACCACCCATTCATTCTGGAAACACGAATGGGAGAAACATGGAACATGTTCTCAGAACCTCAAAAATCTCTCCTCTgagtttttgtattttttcaa AACGATGGAATTGAATTCCCAGTTCTCCGTAGGAGCAGCTCTGAGGATGGCGAATATAGTCCCCAGAGGTGAGCCATATCCATTGGAAGAGATCAAGGAAGCACTAAGAACTGGACTCTCTTTTGGGAAAAACGTACAGATAAACTGTCTCAGAGACAAAAAG ACAAAACAGACGCTTTTGGGTGATGTTCGGATGTGCCTTGACAAGCTTTTCCTACCTGTTGATTGTCCGCGCAGCAAAAGCATGCAGCCGTTGACTTATATACTCGGTCATCCACCACCACTTCCGAGCTTTAAG GAATGTCCTTCGACAGTGGTGTACCTCTCCGACTCCTCTTCAAGGGTTCTAAACGTAGCAGGCCTAGAGCACAGAGAATTTGCCTTCTGGATTAATCCGCTTATTCCTATCTATG tggagacagcagttggagTCGATGTAGGCCCTTGTTGCATACTACGGGTGTCAACCCTCCACAACgatttaccgcctcatagtggcgtggaggtgacactgggcgtcgaactgcgatgcacagcggag gttgggcgacgacctgtggtgaaagctaagctcgccgcgacatggctgcttagtttggggaaaagtctctttgccactccagcatattcactgcctcagtaccctgcacactgggccctgccacctcagacgtcggacggtatggcgaccggtgagaggcggtcaaatctcaggttgctcaggacgtcactgattctggaccaaggcgacacacgcacgactcgctatggagactgtctcagactgtgtacttacaacgcgggaacagtttccacagacgctgacctgcatgcctttctcggagctgcagagcgtatcaaatttcacgtgattactctgcaggagaccaagtgcagaaggagcgacgtacgacagatgaatgacggtacactcgtcattcgtggagagaaggtcccgtcgcgaaatgtaggcggtgttggttttgttgtgcacccatctgtcgtccatctcgtcgattctcacgagatcctgtcacctcgtctggccattcttcgcctccgccctctgcgccaaaaatccatcagtatcatcaactgctactcaccaacatcagcagctgatgaatccgaattggaagcgttttacgaggagctggaggaagtagtccgcaacgagaagtccttctacaaattcgttgtcggagacttcaacgcaaaactaggaaaggccacagaagaggaatacaggattggaagatttggactaagagaccggaatgaaaatggcaatcgtctcgctgggctgttgtccgccgctcgcctctttcatgggaactctcttttcatgaaaaaagatcatcgtcggtggacatgggaatcgcccaatggcgcgactcgtgcggagatcgaccacatactcaccaaccggaagtg gagaaaagaagtcgtctacgacgattgcgtactcaaggactccttgtcccaaggtgactggcacattaAAGAGGatccaaacgtggactacgagatgctgctcagaggattacgagcctgtgctgaacgtgcctcgaagccccgcacgacaaacttggatcaaatttcgaagaccactaaggaattgttggaaagaagaagggctttgaggcttgatccgaatgcgtcgcacattgagcggttagtagcaaacactagctgcagaaaagcgttgcaggaggatcttatgaagtacaggcagaagaagattctgaaagcagcacaaagaagaacaagtctgaagaagtgccgcagggatctccgcgaatataatattccgctagcaaccttgctgagcgaagacgggactcgcacgtcttcttgTCGTGAGATGAAAATCAtaacggagaggttctactcgaaccttttccgtccATCAACTCCTATGTCAAGCctgatcatccccactggcgaagctccaccacggattctctcttcggaagtacgagtcgctatcaagagcatgaaacctggcacagcccccggacctgattttatatcagcagactttcttcgggctggtggtcatccgcttcatgtaatcttagcagcgcacatgacatcctaccttcagaaagaaagaatcccAGActag
- a CDS encoding hypothetical protein (NECATOR_CHRIII.G13157.T1), producing the protein MTLNEVTPCTREGLMKSHKPPLVKKGFRFVSRRKDNRKRRQSMRPAEFIKGSDMHDAVYTQIKSNVILEN; encoded by the exons ATGACACTTAATGAGGTGACCCCGTGCACCCGCGAAGGACTGATGAAATCGCATAAACCTCCCTTAGTTAAGAAAGGTTTTCGATTCGTTTCACGAAGAAAAGATAATAGAAAGCGTAGACAATCAATGCGTCCTGCTGAATTTATTAAG GGGTCTGACATGCACGATGCAGTCTACACTCAAATAAAATCTAACGTCATTCTCGAGAACTAA
- a CDS encoding hypothetical protein (NECATOR_CHRIII.G13158.T1), protein MSRKGPLQKNDETDKPLRIAIVEKDRCKPKNCGLLCKRSCPVNKMGKQCIVVEATSTICEISEVLCIGCGICVKKCPYDAIKIINLPSNLANETTHRYSANSFKLHRLPTPRTGEVLGLVGTNGIGKSTALKVLAGKLKPNLGKYDAPPDWPSILQYFRGSELQNYFTKILEDNLKAVVKPQYVDQIPRAAKGTVESLLSRKADKGNREQVQRDMELDGLLQRQIEQLSGGELQRFAIAMCCIQKADVYMFDEPSSYLDVKQRLRAASLIRDMVAASTYVIVVEHDLAVLDYLSDYICCLYGVPGVYGVVTLPSGVREGINMFLDGFIRTENMRFRDDKLCFKVSEQLDEVIKRTGNFKYPSLSKNLGSFKLNVEAGDFSDSEIIVMLGENGTGKTTMIRMLAGSLKPDEEVEMPNMTVSYKPQKISPKYENIVRHMLHEKIPNMYMHPQFKSDVMNPLMMDQLMDREVQTLSGGELQRVALVLCLGKTASVYLIDEPSAYLDSEQRLHAAKVIKRFIMHAKKTAFVVEHDFIMATYLADRVIVFDGEPSVQATARRPQSLQEGMNRFLEMLEITFRRDTESYRPRINKKESIKDIEQKKSGQFFFLDEA, encoded by the exons ATGAGCAGAAAAGGGCCATTGCAAAAGAATGATGAAACTGACAAACCTCTTCGAATAGCTATTGTTGAGAAGGATCGTTGCAAGCCGAAGAACTGCGGGTTGCTTTGCAAACGATCATGTCCGGTCAACAAAATGG GAAAGCAGTGCATTGTTGTCGAAGCAACATCTACGATTTGCGAGATTTCCGAAGTTCTGTGTATTGGATGTGGTATTTGTGTGAAGAAGTGCCCCTACGACGCTATCAAAATCATCAATTTACCGTCAAATCTAGCTAACGAGACTACACATCGCTACTCAGCTAATTCATTTAAGCTTCATCGTTTACCAACTCCGAGGACGGGGGAG GTACTTGGTCTTGTAGGAACTAATGGTATTGGTAAATCTACAGCTCTCAAAGTGTTGGCTGGAAAATTGAAACCAAACTTGGGAAAATACGAT GCCCCACCGGATTGGCCTAGTATTCTGCAATATTTCCGTGGATCTGAGCTTCAGAACTACTTTACGAAAATCCTCGAAGACAATCTTAAGGCAGTTGTGAAACCGCAATATGTCGACCAAATTCCAAG agCAGCAAAGGGTACTGTAGAGTCGCTTCTATCCAGAAAAGCTGACAAGGGTAATCGAGAGCAGGTTCAGCGTGATATGG AACTTGATGGACTGTTGCAACGTCAAATTGAGCAGCTTTCTGGGGGAGAGTTACAACGATTCGCGATTGCTATGTGCTGCATTCAGAAAGCGGACGTCTATATGTTCGATGAACCGTCTTCGTATCTAGATGTAAAGCAACGTCTACGAGCTGCTTCACTGATTAGAGATATGGTAGCGGCGAGCAC ATACGTAATCGTGGTGGAACACGACCTTGCTGTTTTGGACTACCTCTCTGACTACATATGCTGTTTGTACGGTGTACCCGGTGTTTATGGTGTAGTCACTTTGCCCTCCGGAGTGCGAGAAGGGATCAACATGTTTTTGGATGGTTTTATTCGAACAGAAAACATGCGGTTCCG TGATGATAAACTGTGCTTCAAGGTGTCTGAGCAACTAGATGAAGTGATAAAGCGTACGGGTAACTTTAAG TATCCATCTCTCTCGAAGAACCTTGGTTCATTCAAACTTAACGTGGAAGCAGGTGATTTCTCAGACTCAGAAATTATTGTTATGCTTGGAGAGAATGGAACTGGAAAAACAACTATGATCAG GATGTTGGCAGGATCGCTGAAGCCAGATGAAGAAGTGGAGATGCCTAACATGACTGTTTCTTACAAGCCACAGAAAATTAGTCCTAAGTATGAGAATATT GTTCGGCATATGCTCCACGAAAAAATTCCCAACATGTACATGCATCCACAATTTAAGTCTGATGTAATGAATCCACTTATGATGGATCAGCTTATGGACAGAGAG GTTCAAACCCTTTCTGGTGGTGAACTTCAACGTGTTGCTCTGGTGCTGTGTTTGGGAAAAACCGCTAGTGTATATCTCATCGATGAACCATCCGCTTATCTCGACTCAGAACAGCGTCTTCACGCGGCAAAAGTCATCAAGAG ATTTATTATGCATGCGAAGAAAACAGCATTCGTTGTGGAGCACGATTTCATTATGGCTACATACCTCGCTGATCGTGTTATTGTCTTCGATGGAGAGCCTTCTGTACAAGCTACAGCCAGGAG gCCACAGAGTCTTCAGGAAGGTATGAATCGTTTCCTTGAAATGCTCGAAATCACATTCCGTCGAGACACAGAATCGTACCGACCAAGAATTAATAAGAAAGAATCAATCAAAGACATTGAACAGAAGAAGAGCGGccagtttttcttcctcgaCGAGGCTTAG
- a CDS encoding hypothetical protein (NECATOR_CHRIII.G13158.T2), whose amino-acid sequence MLLSICWYYLLFRLQRVLHPHFRYDAIVPQDKCWSSQTRKGPLQKNDETDKPLRIAIVEKDRCKPKNCGLLCKRSCPVNKMGKQCIVVEATSTICEISEVLCIGCGICVKKCPYDAIKIINLPSNLANETTHRYSANSFKLHRLPTPRTGEVLGLVGTNGIGKSTALKVLAGKLKPNLGKYDAPPDWPSILQYFRGSELQNYFTKILEDNLKAVVKPQYVDQIPRAAKGTVESLLSRKADKGNREQVQRDMELDGLLQRQIEQLSGGELQRFAIAMCCIQKADVYMFDEPSSYLDVKQRLRAASLIRDMVAASTYVIVVEHDLAVLDYLSDYICCLYGVPGVYGVVTLPSGVREGINMFLDGFIRTENMRFRDDKLCFKVSEQLDEVIKRTGNFKYPSLSKNLGSFKLNVEAGDFSDSEIIVMLGENGTGKTTMIRMLAGSLKPDEEVEMPNMTVSYKPQKISPKYENIVRHMLHEKIPNMYMHPQFKSDVMNPLMMDQLMDREVQTLSGGELQRVALVLCLGKTASVYLIDEPSAYLDSEQRLHAAKVIKRFIMHAKKTAFVVEHDFIMATYLADRVIVFDGEPSVQATARRPQSLQEGMNRFLEMLEITFRRDTESYRPRINKKESIKDIEQKKSGQFFFLDEA is encoded by the exons ATGTTGCTGAGTATTTGTTggtattatttgttatttcgaCTTCAGAG AGTTTTACATCCTCACTTCCGTTATGATGCAATTGTGCCGCAGGATAAATGTT GGTCTTCTCAGACGCG AAAAGGGCCATTGCAAAAGAATGATGAAACTGACAAACCTCTTCGAATAGCTATTGTTGAGAAGGATCGTTGCAAGCCGAAGAACTGCGGGTTGCTTTGCAAACGATCATGTCCGGTCAACAAAATGG GAAAGCAGTGCATTGTTGTCGAAGCAACATCTACGATTTGCGAGATTTCCGAAGTTCTGTGTATTGGATGTGGTATTTGTGTGAAGAAGTGCCCCTACGACGCTATCAAAATCATCAATTTACCGTCAAATCTAGCTAACGAGACTACACATCGCTACTCAGCTAATTCATTTAAGCTTCATCGTTTACCAACTCCGAGGACGGGGGAG GTACTTGGTCTTGTAGGAACTAATGGTATTGGTAAATCTACAGCTCTCAAAGTGTTGGCTGGAAAATTGAAACCAAACTTGGGAAAATACGAT GCCCCACCGGATTGGCCTAGTATTCTGCAATATTTCCGTGGATCTGAGCTTCAGAACTACTTTACGAAAATCCTCGAAGACAATCTTAAGGCAGTTGTGAAACCGCAATATGTCGACCAAATTCCAAG agCAGCAAAGGGTACTGTAGAGTCGCTTCTATCCAGAAAAGCTGACAAGGGTAATCGAGAGCAGGTTCAGCGTGATATGG AACTTGATGGACTGTTGCAACGTCAAATTGAGCAGCTTTCTGGGGGAGAGTTACAACGATTCGCGATTGCTATGTGCTGCATTCAGAAAGCGGACGTCTATATGTTCGATGAACCGTCTTCGTATCTAGATGTAAAGCAACGTCTACGAGCTGCTTCACTGATTAGAGATATGGTAGCGGCGAGCAC ATACGTAATCGTGGTGGAACACGACCTTGCTGTTTTGGACTACCTCTCTGACTACATATGCTGTTTGTACGGTGTACCCGGTGTTTATGGTGTAGTCACTTTGCCCTCCGGAGTGCGAGAAGGGATCAACATGTTTTTGGATGGTTTTATTCGAACAGAAAACATGCGGTTCCG TGATGATAAACTGTGCTTCAAGGTGTCTGAGCAACTAGATGAAGTGATAAAGCGTACGGGTAACTTTAAG TATCCATCTCTCTCGAAGAACCTTGGTTCATTCAAACTTAACGTGGAAGCAGGTGATTTCTCAGACTCAGAAATTATTGTTATGCTTGGAGAGAATGGAACTGGAAAAACAACTATGATCAG GATGTTGGCAGGATCGCTGAAGCCAGATGAAGAAGTGGAGATGCCTAACATGACTGTTTCTTACAAGCCACAGAAAATTAGTCCTAAGTATGAGAATATT GTTCGGCATATGCTCCACGAAAAAATTCCCAACATGTACATGCATCCACAATTTAAGTCTGATGTAATGAATCCACTTATGATGGATCAGCTTATGGACAGAGAG GTTCAAACCCTTTCTGGTGGTGAACTTCAACGTGTTGCTCTGGTGCTGTGTTTGGGAAAAACCGCTAGTGTATATCTCATCGATGAACCATCCGCTTATCTCGACTCAGAACAGCGTCTTCACGCGGCAAAAGTCATCAAGAG ATTTATTATGCATGCGAAGAAAACAGCATTCGTTGTGGAGCACGATTTCATTATGGCTACATACCTCGCTGATCGTGTTATTGTCTTCGATGGAGAGCCTTCTGTACAAGCTACAGCCAGGAG gCCACAGAGTCTTCAGGAAGGTATGAATCGTTTCCTTGAAATGCTCGAAATCACATTCCGTCGAGACACAGAATCGTACCGACCAAGAATTAATAAGAAAGAATCAATCAAAGACATTGAACAGAAGAAGAGCGGccagtttttcttcctcgaCGAGGCTTAG